Proteins from a single region of Pseudomonas fulva:
- a CDS encoding efflux RND transporter permease subunit has product MKNGNLYTWCMDHPRGTLLLIFALVLLGVIAYPRLSMAPLPEADFPALMITANLPGADPQTMASSVATPLEAQLSTVPGITEMTSTSALGRVTLNLQFTLDKDIDAAAQEVQAAINAVASRLPADMPSLPTWRKVNPADNPIIIIGVSSPDRSLEEVSDLTETVIARQLNQIDGVGDSFIVGLRRPAIRIQAQPETLTAANVTLAEIREAIQRSSVNLPKGALYGGDRISTLDVNDQLFEPEEYGDVVVTYRNGAPVRVRDVATVIAGSENDYTLNWPNGTLGVSLVIRRQPGANIVATADRIHAALPALQEVLPADVKVEVINDRTRTIRASLQEVELTLLIAVVLVIGVMAIFLRQWAATLIVTTVLGVSLTFTFAVIYLAGFSLNNLTLVAIVVAVGFMVDDAIVVVENIHRHLEAGESRRAAALKGVSEIGFTVVAISVSLVAAFIPLLFMDGIIGRLFREFALTATAAVLISVAVCLALAPTLASLFMSAPKHHSDDGRGFFPRLIAGYAHVLDWVLRHRGTTLLLFMATVVISVGSFMMVPKGFFPLQDTAFIQGVTRASSDISYEEMVEKHRQIEAILARDPNIIFPNHSVGGNTSDSMGNGRLWLVLNDPGERSETVSQIIDRLRDELQEVTGIQVFLRAAQDINLSTGQPRAQYQYVMRAQNSEDLGIWATRLTDGLRGNDLFRDVSHDLQLDANVTPITLDRDEGARYGFSALDLDNALYDAFGQRQIVEFQTPTNQYQVILELDTAQRGNADSLDLFHLRSPLNGQLVPLGAFAQAGPPRSGPLVINHNGMLPAANVSFNLAPGVSLGQAVAAVEALSLELGVPSSVNGSFQGSAQAFQDSLASQPWLILAALVAVYIILGVLYENLVHPLTILSTLPAAGIGAILLLWLWQLDFTIMALIGLILLIGIVKKNGILIVDFALAAQREQGLTPEEAVRQACLARFRPIIMTTLAAMLGAVPLMLAFGTGAELRQPLGVTIVGGLLLSQVLTLLTTPVIYLTLEKLAERCKKRSGAPREASV; this is encoded by the coding sequence ATGAAGAACGGCAATCTCTATACCTGGTGCATGGATCATCCCCGCGGCACGCTGCTGCTTATTTTCGCGCTGGTGCTACTGGGGGTGATCGCCTACCCACGTTTGTCCATGGCGCCACTTCCTGAGGCAGACTTTCCCGCGCTGATGATCACCGCCAACCTGCCGGGCGCCGACCCTCAAACCATGGCCTCTTCGGTCGCCACGCCGCTCGAAGCGCAACTCAGCACTGTGCCCGGCATCACCGAGATGACGTCGACAAGCGCACTTGGACGCGTCACCCTCAACCTGCAGTTCACCTTGGATAAAGACATCGACGCCGCCGCCCAGGAGGTTCAGGCAGCCATCAACGCAGTGGCTTCCAGGCTACCTGCCGACATGCCCAGCCTGCCGACATGGCGCAAGGTCAACCCGGCGGACAACCCCATTATCATCATCGGAGTTTCCTCCCCGGACCGCTCCCTTGAAGAGGTCAGCGATCTGACCGAGACCGTCATCGCCCGGCAGCTCAACCAAATCGATGGCGTCGGCGACAGCTTCATCGTCGGCCTGCGTCGACCGGCGATCCGGATCCAGGCCCAGCCGGAGACCTTGACCGCAGCGAATGTCACCCTGGCCGAGATTCGCGAGGCGATCCAGCGCTCCAGTGTCAACCTGCCCAAAGGCGCGCTGTATGGCGGCGACCGGATCTCGACGCTGGATGTCAACGATCAGCTGTTCGAGCCGGAGGAGTATGGCGATGTGGTGGTGACTTACCGCAACGGCGCGCCGGTTCGGGTTAGGGATGTGGCGACAGTGATTGCCGGTTCGGAGAACGACTACACCCTCAACTGGCCCAACGGCACCCTGGGAGTGTCGCTGGTGATACGCCGCCAACCCGGCGCCAACATCGTCGCCACCGCCGACCGTATCCACGCTGCGCTCCCAGCATTGCAGGAGGTACTGCCGGCGGACGTCAAGGTCGAGGTGATCAACGACCGTACGCGCACCATTCGCGCGTCTCTGCAGGAGGTCGAGCTGACCCTACTCATCGCCGTCGTGCTGGTGATTGGCGTCATGGCGATTTTCCTGCGCCAGTGGGCCGCGACGCTTATTGTCACCACCGTTCTGGGGGTATCACTGACCTTCACCTTCGCGGTGATTTACCTGGCTGGGTTCAGCTTGAACAATCTCACGCTCGTGGCAATCGTGGTGGCAGTCGGCTTCATGGTGGATGATGCCATCGTGGTGGTGGAGAACATCCACCGTCATCTCGAGGCGGGTGAAAGCCGGCGGGCTGCAGCGCTCAAGGGCGTGAGCGAAATTGGCTTCACCGTGGTGGCGATCAGCGTATCGCTGGTGGCAGCGTTTATCCCGCTGCTGTTCATGGACGGCATCATCGGTCGCCTTTTCCGCGAATTCGCACTCACCGCCACCGCGGCGGTTCTGATCTCGGTGGCCGTATGCCTGGCCCTCGCCCCGACCTTGGCATCTCTATTCATGAGTGCGCCCAAGCACCATAGCGACGATGGTCGCGGTTTCTTTCCTCGGCTTATTGCAGGCTATGCCCATGTACTCGACTGGGTGTTGCGGCACCGCGGTACCACCCTGCTCCTGTTCATGGCCACGGTAGTCATCAGTGTGGGCAGTTTCATGATGGTCCCGAAGGGCTTTTTCCCTCTTCAGGACACCGCCTTCATTCAGGGAGTAACTCGCGCATCCTCGGATATTTCTTACGAGGAAATGGTCGAGAAACATCGCCAGATCGAGGCGATCCTCGCTCGTGACCCGAACATAATCTTTCCAAACCACTCAGTCGGCGGAAACACCTCCGATTCCATGGGCAATGGTCGCCTTTGGCTGGTACTCAACGACCCAGGCGAACGCAGCGAAACCGTTAGCCAGATCATCGACCGGCTCCGTGACGAGCTGCAGGAGGTGACCGGCATTCAGGTGTTCCTGCGCGCGGCACAGGACATCAACCTGAGTACAGGGCAGCCGCGCGCCCAGTATCAGTACGTGATGCGCGCCCAAAACAGTGAGGATCTGGGGATCTGGGCCACTCGCCTGACCGATGGTCTGCGCGGCAACGATCTGTTTCGCGACGTATCCCATGATCTGCAACTGGATGCCAACGTCACCCCCATCACCCTGGACCGCGATGAAGGCGCCCGCTACGGCTTCAGTGCCCTTGACCTGGACAACGCGCTGTATGACGCATTTGGCCAGAGGCAGATCGTCGAGTTCCAGACGCCGACTAACCAATACCAGGTGATCCTCGAACTGGATACTGCACAACGTGGTAACGCCGACAGCCTGGACCTTTTCCATCTACGCTCGCCGCTGAACGGCCAGTTGGTGCCCCTTGGCGCCTTCGCCCAAGCCGGGCCGCCTCGTAGTGGGCCCTTGGTGATCAATCACAACGGCATGCTGCCCGCCGCCAACGTCTCGTTCAATCTGGCGCCTGGCGTTTCCCTTGGCCAGGCGGTGGCCGCTGTGGAGGCCCTCTCCTTGGAACTTGGCGTACCCTCCTCGGTGAATGGCAGCTTCCAAGGTTCAGCACAGGCCTTCCAGGACTCGTTAGCCAGCCAGCCGTGGTTGATTCTCGCCGCGCTGGTGGCGGTCTACATCATATTGGGCGTGCTGTACGAAAATCTGGTGCACCCCCTTACTATCCTCTCCACCCTCCCCGCCGCGGGAATCGGAGCGATCTTGCTGCTGTGGCTGTGGCAGCTGGATTTCACCATCATGGCGCTGATCGGGCTCATCCTGCTCATAGGAATCGTCAAGAAGAACGGCATCCTGATCGTCGACTTCGCGCTCGCCGCGCAGCGCGAGCAGGGACTGACTCCCGAGGAAGCCGTACGCCAGGCCTGCCTCGCGCGGTTCCGACCGATCATCATGACCACCCTGGCCGCGATGCTCGGTGCCGTGCCCCTGATGCTCGCTTTCGGCACTGGCGCCGAATTGCGGCAACCCCTGGGCGTCACCATCGTCGGCGGCTTGCTGCTGAGCCAGGTGCTTACTCTGTTAACCACCCCAGTGATCTACCTCACCCTCGAAAAACTGGCCGAGCGCTGCAAAAAGCGCAGCGGAGCACCCCGGGAGGCATCAGTATGA
- a CDS encoding SDR family oxidoreductase, producing MSKLKGAVTVITGASSGIGAATAIKIASLGGVVVLAARNEERLQAIVSQIKEAGGEASYHITDVSKRESLQSLVQFAEATYGKVDALVNNAGLMLFSDWKDVAVDDWEKMISTNIQGYLNTIAAVLPKMLDQGHGKILNMSSVAGLHVGGSSGVYSATKFFIRGITESLRKEVGVHNGIQVSMISPGVIDTGWADKVNNETGRKAAKTLNEIAIAPEQIADAVAYALDQPANLTVNDIVIHPTKQDW from the coding sequence ATGTCCAAATTGAAAGGTGCTGTCACGGTAATCACAGGCGCGTCATCCGGTATCGGAGCGGCGACAGCGATCAAGATCGCCAGCCTTGGCGGGGTTGTCGTGCTGGCAGCTCGAAACGAAGAGAGACTTCAGGCGATCGTCAGTCAGATCAAGGAAGCGGGCGGAGAGGCGTCTTATCACATCACTGACGTGTCAAAACGTGAAAGCCTGCAGAGCTTGGTGCAGTTTGCCGAGGCTACATATGGCAAGGTCGACGCACTGGTCAATAACGCGGGGCTGATGCTGTTCTCAGATTGGAAAGATGTTGCAGTCGATGACTGGGAAAAAATGATAAGCACCAACATCCAGGGTTACTTGAATACGATCGCAGCTGTGCTCCCTAAAATGCTCGATCAGGGGCATGGCAAGATCCTGAACATGTCCTCAGTAGCGGGCTTACATGTTGGCGGCTCAAGCGGGGTCTACAGCGCGACGAAGTTTTTCATTCGTGGCATCACTGAAAGCTTGAGAAAAGAGGTGGGCGTGCATAACGGAATTCAGGTCTCCATGATCAGTCCCGGTGTGATTGATACCGGCTGGGCCGACAAGGTGAACAATGAAACAGGCCGCAAGGCTGCCAAGACGCTAAATGAAATCGCAATTGCACCCGAGCAAATTGCGGACGCTGTCGCTTATGCACTTGATCAGCCAGCTAATCTCACCGTCAACGATATCGTCATTCATCCGACCAAGCAGGACTGGTAA
- a CDS encoding TolC family protein, whose protein sequence is MKRLYTLLLPCALLLAGCSRLVDHGAAPETVAADPHIALQPLHSWEEFADPVLQQLVETALRDNLDLALAAERIREARALRRASSAERLPNLMLSGTYTDASAGEQEGNQYFYGVALAWELDLFGRLGALRDQASALLGASQEDHRALQISLAAEVAATYLEYRLARRLESIAIQASAGQSQTAEVNRVRLELGTLTLLDLRRTESLLAVTRAQEPAARQRADAARYRLAYLLGSEPATLSALLEGQPHVFSPPQAPHLAALADLPSEVLRNRPDVRAAERRLDAAEAELTASRAARYPQLSLGALAGFEQGLVSPVWSVTGGLLQPLLDAGRTGSRIEASDARLAQARLGHRNTLLRALSETRTAAKTYSHASERGDRLGEALRAAEQSVELAKHQFDAGTASSLEVLDAERSLFEIQGIQAQVEVDIVLSWVELNRALGRVPAAIAAQTPQGPTNELD, encoded by the coding sequence ATGAAGCGCCTGTACACCTTGTTGCTGCCCTGCGCTCTTTTGCTGGCAGGCTGCAGCCGCCTCGTCGATCACGGCGCGGCCCCGGAAACCGTCGCGGCAGATCCGCACATTGCCCTCCAACCCCTACACAGCTGGGAGGAATTTGCAGACCCGGTATTGCAGCAATTGGTCGAGACCGCCCTGAGGGACAACCTTGACCTGGCACTGGCCGCCGAGCGCATCCGCGAGGCGCGTGCGTTGCGGCGTGCGAGCAGTGCCGAGCGCCTGCCGAATCTCATGCTGTCCGGTACCTATACGGACGCGTCGGCTGGCGAGCAGGAGGGTAATCAATACTTTTATGGCGTAGCCCTTGCCTGGGAGTTGGACCTCTTCGGCCGCCTGGGCGCCTTGCGTGACCAGGCCAGCGCTCTGCTTGGAGCCAGCCAGGAAGATCATCGGGCACTGCAGATCAGTCTGGCGGCAGAGGTCGCGGCCACATACCTGGAATATCGCCTGGCACGACGACTGGAGAGCATCGCCATTCAGGCGAGCGCGGGTCAGTCACAAACCGCCGAAGTGAACCGGGTTCGGCTCGAACTGGGAACCCTTACCCTCCTGGATCTGCGCCGTACCGAATCACTGCTCGCAGTAACACGCGCCCAGGAGCCTGCCGCCCGGCAAAGGGCAGATGCCGCACGCTATCGCCTGGCCTATTTGCTCGGCTCGGAGCCGGCCACCTTGAGCGCCCTGCTCGAAGGGCAGCCCCATGTGTTCAGCCCACCCCAAGCGCCCCACTTGGCCGCGCTGGCAGACCTGCCATCCGAGGTGCTGCGTAATCGGCCGGACGTACGCGCGGCCGAACGGCGTCTGGACGCCGCCGAAGCCGAGCTCACCGCCAGCCGGGCGGCGCGCTACCCGCAGCTTTCTCTAGGGGCTCTGGCCGGCTTCGAACAGGGGTTGGTCTCACCCGTGTGGAGTGTCACAGGCGGATTGCTTCAGCCACTGCTCGACGCCGGTCGCACCGGCTCCAGGATCGAGGCCAGCGATGCGCGTCTGGCCCAGGCGCGCCTGGGACATCGGAACACCCTGCTGCGAGCACTAAGTGAAACCCGCACCGCTGCAAAGACCTATAGTCATGCCAGCGAACGGGGAGATCGCTTGGGCGAGGCATTACGCGCGGCCGAACAATCGGTAGAACTGGCCAAGCATCAGTTCGACGCTGGCACCGCCTCTTCTCTGGAAGTACTGGATGCAGAGCGTAGCCTGTTCGAGATTCAGGGCATCCAGGCGCAGGTCGAGGTGGATATCGTCCTGAGCTGGGTGGAACTGAACCGCGCCCTTGGCCGTGTACCAGCCGCAATCGCCGCGCAGACGCCACAAGGGCCAACCAACGAACTCGATTGA
- a CDS encoding response regulator: MRILLTEDDTLIAQGVVAGLSAQGFSASHVTTASATEALLLTAEFDVLILDLGLPDKDGLTLLRRLRQRSIHIPVLILTARDSINDRVAGLQAGADDYMLKPFDLRELAARLHTLNRRFLGRSSNVIHHGNLTANPTTREFFLDGVRVNLSKKEQAILCALLNSKGTLTTDSLKDAVYGFSEDVESNALNVHIHNLRRKLGNDIIHTIRGVGYRLGPTQSEAS; the protein is encoded by the coding sequence ATGCGTATATTGCTTACAGAGGACGATACGCTCATCGCTCAAGGTGTCGTGGCTGGCCTTTCTGCCCAAGGCTTTAGCGCCAGCCACGTAACGACTGCGTCTGCAACAGAAGCGCTGCTGCTAACCGCGGAGTTCGATGTGCTTATTCTGGATCTGGGGCTTCCCGACAAGGATGGCCTTACGCTGCTCCGGCGCCTGCGACAGCGCTCCATCCATATTCCGGTGTTGATCCTGACGGCGCGCGACTCCATCAATGACAGGGTCGCGGGGCTCCAGGCGGGGGCAGATGATTACATGCTCAAGCCATTCGATCTCCGCGAGCTGGCGGCCAGGCTGCATACCTTGAATCGCCGGTTCCTCGGGCGAAGCAGCAACGTCATCCATCATGGAAACCTTACTGCCAACCCCACGACCCGAGAGTTCTTTCTCGACGGAGTGCGGGTGAATCTTTCTAAAAAAGAGCAGGCCATACTTTGTGCTCTACTCAATAGCAAAGGAACCCTCACAACAGACAGCTTGAAAGACGCGGTGTATGGCTTTTCCGAGGACGTGGAAAGTAACGCATTGAACGTGCACATTCATAACCTGCGGCGCAAGCTTGGCAATGACATTATTCACACCATTAGGGGGGTCGGTTACCGATTGGGCCCGACACAAAGCGAGGCGTCATGA
- a CDS encoding IS30 family transposase has protein sequence MKQRPRIYYTESQKALMWAHWRRGDSLQQIAQLFDRNHSSIQRILAQTGGIRPPIRKRSRLALTMAEREEISRSLVAGHSIRLIALQLGRAPSTVSREISRNGGLHHYRASYADQAAWDRACRPKVCKLVQAPQLAQLVAQRLQMQWSPEQIAGWLQRTYPNEPSYHVSHETIYRSLFIQARGALKKELLEHLRRTRAMRRSRHHTQKTDNHGQILDTVSISKRPAEVADRAVPGHWEGDLLCGSKNSQIATLVERHSRYLMLVKVAGKDTATVIDALIENAQKLPQELYRSLTWDRGKEMAAHKRFTLATNIQVYFCDPKSPWQRGSNENTNGLLRQYFPKGMNLSEYSQDKLDEVARLLNERPRKTLDFATPAECFNQYVASTG, from the coding sequence ATGAAGCAAAGACCTCGAATCTATTACACCGAAAGCCAGAAAGCGCTGATGTGGGCGCACTGGAGAAGAGGAGACTCTCTCCAGCAGATCGCCCAGCTCTTTGATCGCAACCACTCCTCGATACAGCGCATTTTGGCGCAGACAGGAGGGATACGACCGCCGATACGTAAACGCTCAAGGCTCGCGCTTACGATGGCAGAGCGTGAGGAAATATCGAGATCTCTCGTTGCAGGGCATTCGATTCGCCTGATTGCTCTACAACTTGGCAGAGCGCCCTCGACAGTTAGTCGGGAGATAAGCCGCAACGGCGGGTTGCATCACTATCGAGCCAGCTATGCAGATCAAGCTGCATGGGATCGAGCCTGCCGCCCTAAGGTCTGCAAACTTGTCCAAGCTCCGCAGTTAGCGCAACTTGTGGCTCAGCGGTTGCAGATGCAGTGGTCACCAGAACAAATAGCTGGTTGGCTACAGCGTACTTACCCAAATGAGCCGAGCTATCACGTGTCCCACGAGACGATCTATCGCAGCCTTTTCATACAGGCACGTGGCGCCTTGAAAAAAGAGCTGCTTGAGCATTTACGGCGCACTCGAGCCATGCGTCGCTCACGCCATCACACCCAAAAAACAGATAACCACGGGCAAATTCTTGATACGGTCTCTATCAGTAAGAGGCCCGCTGAAGTAGCTGACCGTGCTGTACCTGGTCATTGGGAAGGTGACCTACTGTGTGGCAGTAAGAACAGCCAGATCGCCACGCTTGTCGAGCGTCACAGCCGCTATCTGATGTTGGTGAAAGTAGCCGGCAAAGATACGGCTACGGTAATCGATGCGCTTATAGAAAATGCTCAAAAGCTACCTCAAGAGCTTTATCGATCTCTGACCTGGGATCGGGGCAAAGAGATGGCTGCGCACAAGCGATTTACCTTGGCAACGAACATCCAAGTCTACTTCTGCGACCCCAAGTCCCCATGGCAACGTGGCTCAAACGAAAATACGAATGGGCTGTTGAGGCAGTACTTTCCCAAAGGCATGAATCTATCTGAGTACTCTCAAGACAAGCTCGATGAGGTAGCAAGACTATTAAATGAGCGACCACGTAAAACACTCGACTTTGCGACTCCTGCCGAGTGCTTTAATCAGTACGTTGCGTCGACCGGTTGA
- a CDS encoding DoxX family protein — translation MSHKDAYVSLFARLLLSLIFLYSGIGKLIAPEATIAYISNTGLPFAQLGYAAALFVELVLAVALLVGYRTAWVAIGMSIFTLAAALAFHFDFSDRGQVIAFLKNLAICGGLLQVAVSGAGGFSIDSLRSQPRLPQ, via the coding sequence ATGAGTCATAAAGATGCCTATGTCTCGCTGTTTGCCAGGCTGCTGCTGAGTTTGATCTTTCTCTACAGCGGCATTGGCAAGTTGATCGCGCCTGAAGCGACCATCGCTTACATCAGCAATACAGGGCTGCCATTCGCTCAACTAGGCTATGCGGCCGCCCTGTTCGTCGAACTGGTGCTGGCAGTCGCCCTACTGGTCGGTTATCGCACGGCATGGGTAGCCATCGGCATGAGCATTTTCACCCTGGCTGCGGCGCTGGCGTTTCACTTTGACTTCTCCGACAGGGGCCAGGTAATCGCCTTTCTGAAAAACCTGGCAATTTGTGGCGGGCTACTGCAGGTAGCAGTCTCAGGCGCAGGCGGCTTCAGTATCGACTCACTCCGGAGCCAACCTAGACTTCCACAATAG
- a CDS encoding ATP-binding protein, which translates to MSIRSGLVLRLGVSFVLLWALAATWMLRDLQVNIDRSLDERLEASARLVVSLLSLPAFSPVGQEPEPSKSFSMKDVASMAGMACQVSSLKGEILVKSRNSPDEKMGDLGVGHHTQVADGTRWRTFTLEVNGVRVSTADRIEQRSQLKYSILKAAAVPVVVALIGGLLVLWIGVGQGLRPLTRITNALFSRNAQCLDPLDVSELPRELRPLAMSQNELLSRISHAIERERRFTGDAAHELRSPLTAVKTHIQVAQLTEGEASQTALVRAQQGADRLQRILEQLLLLARVEGSLSFDDGTQALPTDVARQALDDSEQDSGIRIQLQKNLDVYPIAVPSVLATAALRNLLDNALRHTAAGTKVDLLVSIEEGMASFCVRDRGPGIPEENLAEVAKRFWHNGNQSGSGLGLAIVDAIVVRFRGELSFRNTGDGLEVLMKLPLLK; encoded by the coding sequence ATGAGCATCAGATCGGGCTTGGTACTGCGCTTGGGAGTCAGTTTTGTCCTGCTGTGGGCTCTGGCTGCTACTTGGATGTTGCGTGACTTACAGGTAAACATTGACCGGTCGCTTGATGAGCGGCTTGAGGCATCTGCGCGGCTTGTGGTCAGCTTGCTCAGTCTGCCCGCCTTTTCGCCAGTAGGACAGGAGCCTGAACCCTCGAAGAGCTTTAGCATGAAGGACGTTGCTTCGATGGCGGGCATGGCATGCCAGGTCTCCTCGTTGAAGGGAGAGATCTTAGTCAAGAGTCGTAATTCTCCCGACGAGAAAATGGGTGACCTTGGCGTTGGACATCACACTCAGGTTGCCGACGGTACTAGGTGGAGGACGTTTACCCTTGAGGTCAATGGGGTGCGGGTCAGCACCGCAGACCGCATCGAACAGCGCTCGCAGCTCAAATACTCCATTTTGAAGGCGGCTGCGGTTCCGGTTGTCGTCGCGTTGATTGGTGGTCTTCTGGTGCTATGGATTGGGGTGGGGCAAGGGCTAAGGCCTTTGACACGAATAACCAATGCGCTCTTTTCACGCAATGCACAGTGCCTGGATCCGCTCGATGTATCAGAGCTCCCCAGGGAGTTGCGTCCACTCGCGATGTCTCAAAACGAATTGCTGTCGCGTATTTCTCATGCCATCGAGCGAGAGCGACGATTTACCGGAGATGCTGCTCATGAATTACGCAGCCCGTTAACGGCGGTCAAGACCCATATACAGGTTGCCCAACTCACCGAAGGCGAGGCGTCTCAAACGGCATTGGTGCGAGCGCAGCAAGGTGCCGATCGTCTACAGCGCATTCTTGAACAGCTTTTACTGTTGGCGCGGGTAGAGGGTAGCCTTTCATTCGATGATGGCACGCAAGCACTCCCGACTGATGTGGCCAGGCAGGCGTTGGATGATTCGGAGCAGGACAGTGGCATCAGGATCCAGCTCCAGAAGAACCTGGACGTCTATCCAATCGCAGTTCCCTCTGTCCTTGCCACAGCCGCACTGCGTAATCTCCTCGATAACGCATTGCGTCATACGGCTGCAGGCACGAAGGTCGATCTTCTCGTCTCCATCGAAGAGGGCATGGCATCCTTCTGTGTACGAGACAGGGGGCCGGGCATACCTGAGGAAAATCTGGCCGAGGTGGCCAAACGTTTTTGGCATAACGGAAATCAAAGTGGGAGCGGACTTGGGCTGGCCATAGTTGACGCGATAGTCGTTCGCTTCCGGGGGGAGCTGAGTTTCCGCAATACCGGTGATGGTCTGGAAGTCTTGATGAAGCTACCTTTGTTGAAGTGA
- a CDS encoding efflux RND transporter periplasmic adaptor subunit codes for MSMKLSPLTLYSSCTVVMVLLVAGGYWFWPASNTDESTSASTAVPVQTAQVEQRDVPVLVRSVGQVRSLRSIEIRPQVDGELVEVLAAEGDRVKNGDLLARIDDRAIKAQLEQARAQLNVVGAQLAAARTELRRYRSLIQRQAVSSQTLDQQQALVAELEASLKSHQATVAANEVQLGFTLIKSPIDGRVGIHDLHAGSYVRASDGQALFSVVQLDPISVEAALPQQWLPQLRALLAEAQSATPVEAYERHDGARLGEGRLAMIDNRVSSETGTIRVRAAFANPDGQLWPDQSVVIDIQTEMLSDALTIPRKAVRQGLDGSYLWLVEDGKAQPRDIKILHADADTVVAEGISPGEHVVVDGYSRLQRGVVVREQPAADSVDTQASRSAR; via the coding sequence ATGTCAATGAAACTAAGTCCTCTGACCCTGTACTCGAGCTGCACGGTGGTCATGGTTTTGTTGGTCGCCGGTGGTTACTGGTTTTGGCCGGCGAGCAACACCGATGAATCCACGTCAGCATCCACGGCCGTTCCTGTGCAGACCGCTCAGGTCGAACAACGGGACGTACCGGTACTGGTACGCAGCGTCGGGCAAGTTCGTTCTCTACGCAGCATCGAAATACGGCCCCAAGTGGATGGCGAATTGGTCGAAGTACTCGCCGCCGAAGGAGATCGCGTCAAGAACGGAGACCTTCTTGCTCGAATCGACGATCGGGCCATCAAGGCGCAACTGGAGCAGGCCCGGGCGCAGTTGAATGTGGTGGGCGCACAGTTGGCCGCAGCACGCACCGAGCTGCGACGTTATCGTTCGCTAATCCAGCGCCAGGCGGTTTCGAGCCAGACGCTCGACCAGCAGCAAGCCCTGGTGGCAGAGCTGGAGGCCTCGCTGAAGAGTCACCAAGCTACGGTGGCCGCCAATGAGGTGCAACTGGGCTTCACCCTTATAAAGTCACCCATCGACGGTCGCGTCGGCATCCACGACCTTCACGCAGGGAGCTACGTAAGAGCCAGTGATGGCCAGGCCCTGTTCTCGGTCGTGCAGCTCGACCCTATCAGCGTGGAGGCCGCCCTGCCACAGCAATGGTTACCGCAGCTCAGAGCACTGCTGGCAGAAGCGCAATCGGCCACACCGGTCGAAGCCTACGAACGCCATGACGGCGCCCGCCTGGGCGAAGGGCGGCTGGCCATGATCGACAACCGGGTTTCCAGCGAGACCGGCACCATCAGAGTACGTGCCGCATTCGCTAATCCGGACGGCCAGCTTTGGCCTGACCAATCAGTGGTCATTGATATCCAGACCGAGATGCTGAGTGACGCCCTGACCATTCCCCGCAAAGCGGTACGCCAAGGTCTGGATGGCAGTTATCTCTGGCTTGTGGAGGACGGTAAAGCGCAACCGCGCGACATAAAGATACTCCACGCCGACGCGGACACCGTGGTAGCCGAAGGTATAAGCCCTGGAGAGCACGTGGTGGTGGACGGCTATTCGCGCCTGCAGCGCGGCGTCGTTGTTCGCGAACAGCCCGCCGCCGACAGCGTAGACACTCAGGCCTCAAGGAGTGCCCGCTAA
- a CDS encoding SDR family NAD(P)-dependent oxidoreductase, with the protein MTSSRPLALVTGGSSGIGFELAKQFAQNGFDLVISGSSDKVKKSAEAIQSMGVECYPYQADASTYEGVEGLWNHVLSLGRPLEAAALNVGIGQGGAFIDNRLEDDFKLIAINITGTVHMAKRVAIHMVANKCGRILITSSISATQPTPYETVYGPSKAFGFSFAESLREELRGTGVTVTALLPGATDSEFHNNAGMANSKIGQSKKNDKTEVARQGVEALMNDVDHVVGGDDETKQQAIDNRTTPETVKAQRHAQNARLQ; encoded by the coding sequence ATGACTTCCAGCCGTCCTCTTGCATTGGTCACCGGAGGCTCTTCGGGAATCGGTTTTGAACTAGCTAAACAGTTCGCCCAGAACGGGTTCGACCTAGTCATTTCTGGCTCCAGCGACAAAGTGAAAAAATCTGCCGAGGCCATCCAGTCGATGGGAGTAGAGTGCTATCCGTACCAAGCGGACGCGTCCACATATGAAGGCGTTGAAGGGCTCTGGAACCACGTACTATCCCTGGGGCGCCCTCTGGAAGCAGCGGCTCTTAACGTCGGGATTGGTCAAGGCGGAGCGTTCATCGACAACAGGCTTGAGGATGACTTCAAGCTCATCGCCATCAATATCACCGGTACGGTACATATGGCCAAGCGGGTCGCAATCCATATGGTCGCTAACAAATGCGGTCGTATCCTGATTACCTCTTCGATATCTGCGACGCAACCGACTCCCTATGAGACGGTATACGGGCCCTCAAAGGCGTTCGGGTTCTCCTTTGCGGAGTCGCTGCGCGAAGAACTCCGAGGAACGGGCGTAACGGTTACAGCGCTCCTCCCTGGGGCTACAGACAGCGAATTTCACAATAATGCCGGCATGGCCAATAGCAAAATTGGTCAGTCGAAGAAGAACGACAAGACTGAAGTTGCAAGACAAGGGGTTGAAGCCTTGATGAATGATGTCGACCACGTGGTCGGCGGTGACGACGAGACCAAGCAACAGGCCATCGACAATCGCACCACACCTGAAACAGTCAAAGCGCAGCGTCACGCACAAAACGCTCGCCTGCAGTAA